A window of Gemmatimonadota bacterium contains these coding sequences:
- a CDS encoding M28 family peptidase produces MTTPRSTAHSLGRALGAALLLLPVALRAQAPERVDAAINARIREEGTRRSQVLATARRLSEGFGPRLSGAPGYTAAAEWAVNELRRFGATRAALEPWGTRGPAWEMTRHSAEMTAPFYLRLNALPKAWSLPIAGTLRGAPLLVPSVANALDRERWTGKLRGRIVMLGRVNETVDAAARTVPPLTRWTAAELDSMSRITEPGSPRSYWEDFDEWDEYLRERQAQLEWMHREGVAAVVEASSHELTILATKYVSGASARDANLPAFIVAREQYRRLQYLVEQGAPVTLELSLATRVNTADTIGVNVIAEIAGSDPRLKDEVVMLGGHFDSWHAAGGATDNAAGSAVAMEALRILIAIGATPRRTIRLGLWDGEEQEDYLGAAGYVRAHFGDHATMRLKPEHARISAYFNVDHGTGRIRGFYLQDNAAARPILAAYMAPWADLGLSMLNIRNRGTTDHIAFTGVGIPGFNAIQDEMDYESRTHHTGLDGAGFLVEEDLQASSMILASMVYHVANRDALMPRTPLPAPRRK; encoded by the coding sequence ATGACCACTCCGCGTTCGACCGCCCATTCCCTCGGCCGCGCGCTCGGTGCGGCCCTGCTGCTCCTCCCCGTCGCGCTGCGCGCGCAGGCCCCCGAGCGCGTCGATGCGGCGATCAACGCGCGCATCCGCGAGGAGGGCACGAGGCGCTCGCAGGTCCTGGCGACCGCGCGGCGACTCTCCGAGGGCTTCGGTCCGCGCCTCTCCGGTGCGCCCGGCTACACCGCCGCGGCGGAATGGGCGGTGAACGAGCTCCGACGCTTCGGCGCGACGCGCGCGGCGCTCGAACCGTGGGGCACGCGCGGCCCCGCGTGGGAGATGACGCGGCACTCGGCGGAGATGACGGCGCCCTTCTACCTGCGCCTCAACGCGCTCCCCAAGGCGTGGAGCCTCCCGATCGCGGGGACGCTCCGCGGGGCGCCGCTGCTCGTGCCGTCGGTGGCGAACGCGCTCGACCGCGAGCGGTGGACGGGGAAGCTGCGCGGCCGGATCGTGATGCTCGGGCGCGTGAACGAGACGGTGGATGCGGCGGCCCGCACCGTCCCGCCACTCACGCGCTGGACCGCGGCGGAACTCGACTCGATGTCACGCATCACCGAGCCGGGCTCGCCGCGGTCGTACTGGGAGGACTTCGATGAATGGGACGAGTACCTTCGCGAGCGGCAGGCGCAACTCGAGTGGATGCATCGCGAAGGGGTGGCCGCCGTGGTGGAGGCGAGCAGCCACGAGCTCACGATCCTCGCGACCAAGTACGTGAGCGGCGCCTCCGCGCGCGACGCCAATCTGCCGGCGTTCATCGTGGCGCGCGAGCAGTATCGGCGGCTGCAGTATTTGGTGGAGCAGGGCGCGCCGGTCACGCTCGAGCTCTCGCTCGCGACCCGCGTGAACACGGCCGACACGATCGGCGTGAACGTCATCGCCGAGATCGCGGGGAGCGACCCGCGCCTGAAAGACGAGGTGGTGATGCTGGGCGGCCACTTCGACAGCTGGCACGCCGCGGGCGGCGCGACCGACAACGCGGCCGGATCGGCAGTGGCGATGGAGGCGCTGCGGATCCTCATCGCGATCGGCGCGACGCCGCGGCGCACGATCCGCCTCGGGCTCTGGGACGGCGAGGAGCAGGAGGACTATCTCGGGGCGGCGGGCTACGTGCGGGCGCACTTCGGCGACCATGCGACGATGCGGCTCAAGCCGGAGCATGCGCGCATCTCCGCCTACTTCAACGTGGACCACGGCACGGGGCGCATCCGCGGCTTCTACCTGCAGGACAACGCCGCGGCGCGCCCGATCCTCGCGGCCTACATGGCGCCGTGGGCGGACCTCGGGCTGAGCATGCTCAACATCCGGAACCGCGGGACGACCGACCATATTGCGTTCACCGGCGTGGGGATCCCGGGGTTCAACGCGATCCAGGACGAGATGGACTACG